Proteins encoded together in one Polaribacter reichenbachii window:
- a CDS encoding TolC family protein produces the protein MSKIFKIVSIVGLILLQFSNLNAQTFNDSKDIKIGNIRSEFPPLEVVIDSVIKKSGMVNFRKSHIGVMESTLASEQIYWTRNFGIQGDVLYGNLSTFATDNDGVSSTAALTTRRQVNYSFGVYLKFPIFDFLNRKNQIKLAELEIDEARSMAEFQKQEIRQTVIRMYQNMLLKRNVLKIRAKSLADAKVNKQMVEKEFRNGVVAVSEYVRINNITSNIEAEYEKALSEFITVKKMLEDMAGFVFGLTN, from the coding sequence ATGAGTAAAATTTTTAAAATTGTATCTATTGTAGGTTTAATTCTTTTACAATTTAGTAATTTAAATGCTCAAACATTTAATGACTCTAAAGATATTAAAATAGGCAATATTAGATCTGAATTTCCGCCTCTTGAGGTAGTTATAGATTCTGTAATTAAAAAAAGTGGTATGGTTAATTTTAGAAAAAGTCATATTGGTGTTATGGAGTCTACATTAGCATCAGAGCAAATTTATTGGACAAGAAATTTTGGTATTCAAGGAGATGTATTATATGGTAATCTAAGTACTTTTGCTACTGATAACGATGGTGTTTCAAGTACAGCCGCATTAACTACAAGAAGACAAGTGAATTATAGTTTTGGGGTTTATTTGAAATTTCCAATTTTTGATTTTTTAAATAGAAAAAATCAAATAAAACTTGCAGAATTAGAAATTGATGAAGCAAGAAGTATGGCAGAATTTCAAAAACAAGAAATTAGGCAAACAGTAATTCGTATGTATCAAAATATGCTCTTAAAAAGAAATGTACTAAAAATTAGAGCTAAAAGTTTGGCAGATGCTAAAGTAAATAAACAAATGGTAGAAAAAGAATTCAGAAACGGTGTTGTAGCTGTATCAGAATATGTAAGAATAAACAATATAACATCAAATATAGAGGCAGAATATGAAAAAGCATTGTCTGAATTTATAACCGTAAAAAAAATGTTAGAAGACATGGCGGGTTTTGTATTTGGTTTAACTAATTAA
- a CDS encoding response regulator, with protein sequence MKKTILILDDEVSICMLLQNFLSQDYDVITKNNPLEALEWLDSTIPDLIICDIQMPEMDGYGFLTKVRQRGFTKHTPVVMLSGRSESKERIKCYRLGAQDYLTKPFNPEELEELVKKNLYPIHYAIEW encoded by the coding sequence ATGAAGAAAACTATATTAATTTTAGATGATGAAGTAAGTATTTGTATGTTATTGCAAAACTTTTTATCCCAAGATTATGATGTAATTACTAAAAACAACCCACTAGAAGCTTTAGAGTGGCTTGATAGTACTATACCAGATCTTATTATTTGTGATATTCAAATGCCAGAGATGGATGGTTATGGTTTTTTAACTAAAGTTCGTCAGCGAGGTTTTACCAAACATACACCAGTTGTAATGCTATCTGGTAGATCTGAAAGTAAAGAACGTATTAAGTGTTATAGATTAGGTGCCCAAGATTACTTAACAAAGCCATTTAACCCAGAAGAACTTGAAGAACTGGTAAAAAAGAACCTTTACCCAATTCATTATGCAATTGAGTGGTAA
- a CDS encoding GumC family protein, which yields MTIVDFIRLILKHIVLLITVPILLGVLVILLTMKPSFEYSSETLLYTGLATGSSIEMDKTFNYQATNSAFDNLINIIKSRETQEEVAIRLLALHLMLPEANPKYISEDLFKKFQKKIPKRLYNYVAKEDVSSDIQKNIIGIDDKLFPDQIDRNKYEKTVENLTALMKSSNDNYVYELLNYDEDDHYSLKAISSLSAQRINSSDLIKLSYTVNDPGICQQTLAIYNTVCIKNYKNIKENRSDAVVKYFQNELKKARVELKNAEDKLLEFNKSSKIINYYEQSKAVAVVKEDMDVDYKKNIAELAGLNAGIRRLEKKLEIQEIIQEKNNLILDKKKQLGDLNYRLALIKAENQSSYSSESSNKITQLENETQKLNEEIKQGIDQLYSYQNSIDGLPVSKLLPDWMNNVVESENLKAKLSVLKKQNNDFEETYARYAPAGANMKRLEREISVAEQGYLEILHGLNLAKLKLQDSELSSDLKPIDVPYYPVSPNPTKRAILIIAAAFLGGILTLGIIFVMEYFDDSLKNSHIASKKIGFLSLGMVPKIVIDPGSYNLNFIKNRLIEIVTQNIFQFFGSEENTNKTKIIVVFSTQKLEGKTVTAGNIAKTFKKEGKKVLLLNYKQEQITAKEQGKSPILNKILGYPDPRIAVDDAFLADVSNYLSPSEHDYYDLNNDFFNAKNHIDILNGINIRLKNNLDFIIIEIPAIIYSNYPTELMVNADLNILVCRANRTWSTADKSAIRNLKEACGEKINIIVNGVNINEVESMLGDLPRRRSKFRKKIKALFKFQFLSKNQI from the coding sequence ATGACAATAGTCGATTTTATTCGCTTAATCTTAAAACATATAGTATTATTAATTACGGTACCTATTTTACTAGGTGTATTGGTAATTTTACTAACGATGAAACCGTCTTTTGAGTATTCATCAGAAACACTGTTATATACTGGTTTGGCTACAGGTTCTTCTATTGAAATGGATAAAACCTTTAATTATCAAGCTACAAATTCTGCTTTTGATAACTTAATTAATATAATAAAGTCTAGAGAAACTCAAGAAGAAGTAGCGATTCGATTACTGGCTTTACATTTAATGCTACCAGAGGCAAACCCGAAATATATATCAGAAGATTTATTTAAAAAATTTCAAAAAAAAATACCAAAACGCTTATACAATTATGTTGCTAAAGAAGATGTTAGTTCTGATATTCAAAAGAATATCATTGGAATTGATGACAAACTTTTTCCTGATCAAATAGATCGAAACAAGTACGAAAAAACTGTTGAAAATTTAACAGCTTTAATGAAGAGTAGTAATGATAACTATGTATATGAACTTTTAAATTACGATGAAGACGATCATTATTCTTTAAAGGCAATTTCTAGTTTAAGTGCGCAAAGAATAAATAGTAGCGATTTAATTAAATTAAGTTACACTGTAAACGATCCAGGCATATGTCAGCAAACTCTTGCTATATATAATACTGTTTGTATTAAAAATTACAAAAATATAAAAGAAAATAGATCTGATGCTGTTGTAAAATATTTTCAAAACGAATTAAAAAAGGCAAGAGTTGAGTTAAAAAATGCTGAGGATAAGCTTCTTGAATTTAATAAATCTTCTAAAATCATAAATTATTATGAGCAAAGTAAAGCTGTTGCTGTTGTTAAAGAAGATATGGATGTTGATTATAAAAAGAATATTGCAGAATTAGCTGGTTTAAATGCAGGAATAAGACGTCTAGAAAAAAAATTAGAGATACAAGAAATTATTCAAGAAAAAAACAACCTTATACTCGATAAAAAGAAACAATTAGGAGACTTAAACTATCGACTAGCATTAATAAAAGCTGAAAATCAATCGAGCTATAGCTCAGAAAGTTCTAATAAAATAACACAACTAGAAAATGAAACACAAAAACTGAATGAAGAAATAAAACAAGGTATAGATCAATTATATTCATATCAAAATTCAATTGATGGTTTACCCGTTTCTAAGTTGTTACCAGATTGGATGAATAACGTTGTGGAGTCTGAAAACCTAAAAGCTAAATTAAGTGTTCTAAAAAAACAAAATAACGATTTTGAAGAAACCTATGCAAGATATGCACCTGCTGGCGCGAATATGAAACGTTTAGAAAGAGAAATTTCAGTAGCAGAACAAGGCTATTTAGAAATTCTTCATGGTTTAAATTTAGCAAAACTAAAACTGCAAGACAGTGAACTATCATCAGATTTAAAGCCTATAGATGTACCATATTATCCTGTATCTCCAAACCCTACAAAAAGAGCTATTTTAATTATTGCAGCAGCATTTTTAGGGGGTATTTTAACGCTAGGAATAATTTTTGTGATGGAATATTTTGATGATTCGCTTAAAAACTCTCACATTGCTAGCAAAAAAATTGGTTTTCTTTCTTTAGGAATGGTACCTAAAATAGTCATAGACCCAGGTAGTTATAATTTAAATTTTATAAAAAATAGATTAATAGAAATTGTAACACAAAATATATTTCAATTTTTTGGTTCTGAAGAAAATACCAATAAAACTAAAATTATTGTAGTATTTAGTACTCAAAAATTAGAAGGTAAAACAGTTACGGCTGGTAATATTGCAAAAACCTTTAAAAAAGAAGGTAAAAAAGTGTTATTACTCAACTATAAGCAAGAGCAAATTACAGCTAAAGAACAAGGTAAATCGCCAATTTTAAATAAAATATTAGGGTATCCAGATCCAAGAATAGCTGTTGATGATGCTTTTTTAGCAGATGTTTCTAACTACCTATCACCATCAGAACATGATTATTATGATTTAAATAATGATTTCTTTAATGCTAAAAATCATATAGATATTTTGAATGGTATTAATATCAGATTAAAAAACAATTTAGATTTTATTATAATTGAAATACCAGCTATTATTTATTCTAATTACCCAACTGAATTAATGGTGAATGCAGATTTAAATATATTAGTCTGTAGAGCAAACAGAACATGGTCTACAGCAGATAAATCTGCAATAAGAAACTTAAAAGAAGCTTGTGGAGAAAAAATTAATATAATTGTAAATGGTGTAAATATTAACGAAGTAGAATCTATGCTTGGAGATTTGCCAAGAAGAAGATCAAAATTCAGAAAAAAAATAAAAGCGTTATTCAAGTTTCAATTTCTTTCAAAAAACCAAATCTGA
- a CDS encoding response regulator, translating into MTDKSNIVLKGKKVLVVDDNIMNRMVVNVILIDFGVIVSEASDGEQAVNFLKNNAYDLILMDLKMPNLNGFQATEIIRKKMELTTPIIALTANSLDDEREECLELGMNYYLTKPFDRKVFIDVICNYIC; encoded by the coding sequence ATGACAGATAAAAGCAATATAGTTTTAAAAGGTAAAAAAGTTCTTGTGGTAGATGATAACATAATGAACAGAATGGTAGTTAATGTTATTTTAATTGATTTTGGCGTAATCGTTTCTGAGGCATCTGATGGAGAACAGGCTGTAAACTTTTTAAAAAATAACGCATACGATTTAATTTTAATGGATTTAAAAATGCCTAATTTAAACGGATTTCAAGCTACAGAAATCATTAGAAAAAAAATGGAGTTAACAACACCCATTATAGCTTTAACAGCTAACTCTTTAGATGATGAAAGAGAAGAATGTTTAGAATTAGGTATGAACTATTACCTTACCAAACCCTTTGATAGAAAGGTTTTTATTGATGTAATTTGCAATTATATTTGTTAA
- a CDS encoding Hpt domain-containing protein has protein sequence MNLSPNSSNSSSSNIKFYNLQDVETMCRGNKESILKMVEVFIDQIPKFINELNTAFSDNDLLKIKNEVHKIKPTVHFFGAFKLKEQLLVIDGKTVNELGEIDLKHIIKNINFYASEVINELKTDYKIN, from the coding sequence ATGAATTTATCCCCAAATTCAAGCAATTCCAGCAGTTCAAACATCAAGTTTTATAATCTTCAAGATGTAGAAACAATGTGTCGAGGCAATAAAGAATCAATCTTAAAAATGGTTGAAGTTTTTATTGATCAAATTCCAAAATTTATCAATGAACTCAACACAGCTTTTTCAGATAATGACCTCCTAAAAATAAAAAATGAAGTTCATAAAATTAAACCAACTGTTCATTTTTTTGGTGCTTTTAAGTTAAAAGAACAACTTTTAGTAATCGATGGAAAAACGGTAAACGAATTAGGTGAAATCGATTTAAAGCATATTATTAAAAATATCAATTTTTATGCTAGCGAGGTTATTAATGAGTTGAAGACCGACTATAAAATAAATTAA
- a CDS encoding sugar transferase: protein MGAKLNILYIGNIKNYFSQAEDYNCSIVTLKNSLEATRYLETNKNIDGIICDYYLPGNTGFFLYKWLRAQSEYDSTPFIILCKEFNAEIYKSAFKKHIDDFYVPSVTQSKDVLSRLTYLCANKKPEPPQKASKIVESANYKMPLSKRLFDIFVASSVLLLASPFLLLIILAIRLESKGKVYYISKRVGRKTFDFYKLRSMRTGSDELLKKLAAEKNQYKKEEVKTENSSLDIPCPKCSKLPEGETCSPIMYIDTHQICDYWFNVQKREASKNDSTFVKIVDDPRITKVGKFIRNTSIDELPQLINVLKGDMSIVGNRPLPVYEAEVLTGDDLSKRFLAPPGITGLWQVELRGKGGKMSEEERMRLDNEYAEQFEGDNYSFWYDIKLILRTVPALFQSDTV, encoded by the coding sequence ATGGGCGCAAAACTTAACATTTTATATATTGGCAATATTAAGAACTATTTTAGCCAAGCGGAAGATTACAATTGTTCAATTGTAACTCTAAAAAATAGTTTAGAAGCTACCAGATATTTAGAAACTAATAAGAATATCGACGGAATAATATGTGATTATTATTTGCCAGGAAATACAGGTTTTTTTCTCTATAAATGGTTGCGAGCACAAAGTGAATATGATTCAACGCCTTTTATTATACTTTGTAAAGAGTTTAATGCTGAGATTTATAAGTCAGCATTCAAAAAGCATATAGATGATTTTTACGTACCCTCTGTAACCCAATCTAAAGATGTTTTAAGTAGGTTAACTTATTTATGTGCAAATAAAAAGCCAGAACCTCCTCAGAAGGCATCTAAAATTGTTGAATCAGCAAACTATAAAATGCCACTGTCTAAACGTTTGTTCGATATTTTTGTAGCTTCATCTGTACTTCTTTTAGCATCTCCATTTTTGTTATTAATTATATTAGCAATAAGACTAGAATCGAAAGGTAAGGTGTATTATATATCCAAAAGAGTTGGTAGAAAAACTTTTGATTTTTATAAATTAAGATCAATGCGAACAGGTTCTGACGAATTGTTAAAAAAATTAGCAGCAGAAAAAAATCAGTACAAAAAAGAAGAGGTAAAAACAGAAAATAGTTCGTTAGACATTCCGTGTCCAAAATGTAGTAAACTACCAGAGGGAGAAACTTGCTCTCCTATAATGTATATTGATACTCATCAAATATGTGATTATTGGTTTAATGTTCAAAAAAGAGAGGCTTCTAAAAACGATTCAACTTTTGTGAAAATTGTTGATGACCCAAGAATTACCAAAGTAGGTAAATTTATTAGAAATACTAGTATTGACGAATTACCACAGTTAATTAATGTTTTAAAAGGAGATATGTCTATTGTAGGTAATAGACCATTACCAGTGTATGAAGCAGAAGTGCTAACAGGAGATGATTTATCGAAAAGATTTTTAGCACCTCCAGGAATAACTGGTTTATGGCAAGTAGAATTAAGAGGTAAAGGAGGTAAAATGTCTGAAGAAGAAAGAATGAGGCTAGATAACGAATATGCAGAACAGTTTGAAGGTGATAATTATTCTTTTTGGTATGATATTAAGTTGATATTAAGAACTGTACCTGCATTGTTTCAATCAGATACTGTATAA
- a CDS encoding LruC domain-containing protein encodes MRYAFFLLLLNSCGFDEPVVDDDDIVIEDPGTVLSIPDGFDFSTYHDVKINIVDDGNYAKYDIYAYSDELYDAGTETFENESGEIVTETVYKSDVLDRLIFSGVAKNGTLQQTINLPKFYDKVYIRRNESLQFTASIEDIVNQEVNFNAAESKKSIKSSGLKSTTDYLYSVNGSGQLFQVDPLTGLLTDLSKMPMGSYTCAIDQENKLLYSIGRSNPYPLMKYSIEKDIWETVANLGIGGPRLDYNANDGLLYFSTKAKLYTFNPATGEKLNTWNIEGLDSTSGGDLAFADDGTLYLCTFSGLYLLELDANNVFQSTRISADSLPFQPTSMTFDSNQELWLANSASSSNLIVMDTQTGGWQYKYGPDANNGSDFGRTINDLTTFRVISENVNDTDTDGDGIPDIDDAYPEDKEVAFEYFTPSKYGQGTISFEDLWPTTGDYDFNDAALSYQAVAKLNSDNMAVQLDFTCNIKANGAGFTNGIGFQIDGLLPTEIESVTGSVFTQNFITLNQNGTEADQEKAVIILADDVDNILNETKITIRFTQPISTEKLGVAPFNPFLIVNMVREKEIHLPYMSPTSLGNNSTTFNGTNKDEDGNYISDNGYPWAISIIHDFKVPKEKVAITDAYNFFSLWAESGGLNYVNWYTDSSGNRNKDLIDQ; translated from the coding sequence TTGAGATACGCCTTTTTCTTATTATTGTTAAATAGTTGTGGTTTTGATGAACCTGTTGTAGACGATGATGATATAGTCATCGAAGATCCTGGTACAGTACTATCTATTCCAGATGGGTTTGATTTTAGTACTTATCATGATGTTAAAATTAATATAGTTGATGATGGAAATTATGCAAAGTATGATATTTATGCATATTCGGATGAATTGTATGATGCTGGTACTGAGACTTTCGAAAATGAATCAGGAGAAATAGTAACAGAAACTGTTTATAAATCTGATGTTTTAGATAGATTAATTTTCTCTGGTGTAGCCAAAAATGGTACTTTACAGCAAACTATAAACTTACCTAAGTTCTATGATAAAGTTTATATCCGAAGAAATGAGAGTTTACAATTTACTGCAAGCATTGAGGATATTGTAAATCAAGAAGTAAATTTTAATGCAGCTGAATCGAAAAAATCCATAAAGTCAAGTGGATTAAAAAGTACAACAGACTATTTATATAGCGTTAATGGATCAGGGCAATTGTTTCAGGTAGATCCTTTAACAGGATTACTTACTGATTTATCTAAAATGCCAATGGGTAGTTATACATGTGCAATTGACCAAGAAAATAAGTTGTTATATTCTATTGGTAGATCAAATCCTTATCCTTTAATGAAATATTCAATTGAAAAAGATATATGGGAAACTGTTGCAAATCTTGGTATAGGAGGTCCTAGATTAGACTATAATGCCAACGACGGTTTGCTTTATTTTTCTACTAAAGCTAAACTATACACCTTTAATCCTGCTACTGGAGAAAAGTTAAATACTTGGAATATTGAAGGTCTTGACAGTACATCAGGAGGAGATTTAGCTTTCGCTGATGATGGTACCCTATATTTATGTACTTTTTCTGGATTATATCTATTAGAGTTAGATGCTAATAACGTATTCCAAAGCACTAGAATAAGTGCAGACAGCTTGCCTTTTCAACCAACTTCTATGACTTTTGATTCAAACCAAGAATTATGGTTAGCAAATAGCGCTTCAAGTAGTAATTTAATTGTTATGGATACACAAACAGGTGGTTGGCAATATAAATATGGTCCAGATGCAAATAATGGTTCTGATTTTGGAAGAACAATTAATGATTTGACTACATTTCGAGTAATCTCTGAAAATGTAAATGATACAGATACAGATGGGGATGGTATTCCTGATATAGATGATGCGTACCCAGAAGATAAAGAGGTTGCATTTGAATATTTTACACCAAGTAAATATGGTCAGGGTACAATTTCTTTTGAAGATTTATGGCCTACAACTGGAGATTACGATTTTAATGATGCAGCTTTGAGTTATCAAGCAGTTGCTAAATTAAATTCAGATAATATGGCAGTTCAGTTAGATTTTACGTGTAATATTAAAGCTAATGGTGCTGGCTTTACTAATGGAATTGGCTTTCAAATTGATGGATTGTTACCTACTGAAATCGAAAGTGTAACTGGTTCTGTATTTACGCAAAACTTTATCACTCTAAATCAAAATGGAACTGAAGCAGATCAAGAGAAAGCGGTAATTATTCTTGCTGATGATGTAGATAATATTTTAAATGAAACTAAGATAACAATAAGATTTACACAACCAATTAGCACAGAAAAGTTAGGTGTTGCTCCTTTTAATCCTTTCTTAATTGTAAATATGGTTAGGGAAAAAGAAATACATTTGCCATATATGAGTCCAACAAGTTTAGGTAACAATAGTACAACTTTTAACGGCACAAATAAAGATGAAGACGGTAATTATATATCAGATAATGGATATCCTTGGGCTATAAGTATTATTCACGATTTTAAGGTTCCAAAAGAAAAAGTGGCAATTACTGATGCATATAACTTCTTTAGTTTATGGGCAGAATCAGGAGGGTTGAATTATGTTAATTGGTACACAGATAGTTCAGGTAATAGAAATAAAGATCTGATTGATCAATAG
- a CDS encoding LruC domain-containing protein codes for MKNFPSISLVMILLILSSCNNKFPEEDDLTPETTTINNLKANASFDWSNSNKTKISIFTKDNSNNPVANVKVSVWTNLEDESGIEITNGVTNSQGELSFDYDFEADMTEVVLKTDFIGFIPEVKVPIENGNVYYTFGGEDTSKSIVNSKNKILYDKVENTLQNKFNANIKINYIGGYDGNGVPNYLEKERDYVSRNFLYDVNAALPENRPVPKYHPEYLTGVNEQNLVVLDRADIWVTFVSEGAGYRNSLAYYTYDRDFPPKTPADITECNVIFPNVSFKYSGGGLRSGDKVYLGTFEKNTVVGWVLMRNGWNGQEVTEGGGLLYSNLELNPEENIEHRQHSVLLLDQERDVILIGFEDLIRPGGDNDFNDAVFYASANPMENIEIENVQISNPDPVDTDNDGVYDSFDDYPEDPERAFNNYYPNSTNFGSLAYEDLWPSTGDYDFNDLIIDYNFNRITNADNNVVALEGKFIVRAIGASYENGFGFTIDDINSSLIESVTGTEYTEGYIQNNANGTEANQSNATIIVFDNAKQHGFANTRQDQTYQAADTLKVNIKLTTPVNQDVFGLAPYNPFIIINKERGKEVHLANYAPSDLADTSIFGVSADDSNPNIGKYYKSVDNLPWAINFPSKFEYPIENASIDTAHLNFITWVLSEGLDYEDWYKNIGSYRNSSNIYSE; via the coding sequence ATGAAAAATTTTCCCTCAATTTCATTAGTAATGATTCTTTTAATTTTAAGTTCTTGTAATAATAAATTCCCTGAAGAAGATGATTTAACTCCTGAAACTACTACAATTAACAATTTAAAAGCGAATGCTAGTTTTGATTGGAGTAATTCTAACAAAACCAAAATAAGCATCTTTACTAAAGATAATTCAAACAATCCTGTTGCTAATGTTAAAGTGAGTGTTTGGACCAACTTAGAAGATGAAAGCGGAATAGAAATTACAAATGGAGTTACCAATAGCCAAGGAGAATTAAGTTTTGATTATGATTTTGAAGCAGATATGACTGAAGTTGTTTTAAAAACAGATTTTATTGGTTTTATTCCTGAAGTAAAAGTACCTATAGAAAACGGGAATGTATATTATACGTTTGGTGGAGAGGATACTAGTAAGTCAATAGTAAATTCTAAAAATAAAATACTATACGATAAAGTAGAAAATACCCTTCAAAACAAATTTAATGCAAATATTAAGATAAATTATATAGGTGGCTATGATGGTAATGGTGTACCAAATTATTTAGAAAAAGAAAGAGATTATGTTAGTCGTAATTTTTTATATGATGTTAACGCAGCTCTACCAGAGAACAGACCAGTACCTAAGTACCATCCTGAATACTTAACAGGTGTAAACGAGCAAAATTTAGTAGTTTTAGACAGAGCTGATATTTGGGTTACCTTTGTTTCAGAAGGAGCTGGTTACAGAAATTCACTCGCATACTATACATACGATAGAGATTTTCCACCCAAAACTCCAGCAGATATTACAGAATGTAATGTAATTTTCCCTAATGTATCTTTCAAGTATTCTGGAGGTGGTTTACGTTCTGGAGATAAAGTTTACTTAGGAACTTTTGAAAAAAATACAGTTGTAGGTTGGGTATTAATGAGAAATGGTTGGAATGGACAAGAAGTTACAGAAGGTGGAGGTTTATTATATTCGAATTTAGAATTAAACCCAGAAGAAAATATCGAACATCGCCAACATTCTGTATTACTTTTAGATCAAGAAAGAGATGTTATTTTAATTGGTTTTGAAGACTTGATAAGACCAGGTGGAGATAATGATTTTAACGATGCTGTTTTTTATGCATCAGCCAATCCAATGGAAAATATTGAAATTGAAAACGTTCAGATATCTAACCCAGACCCTGTAGATACAGATAATGATGGAGTATATGATAGTTTCGATGATTACCCAGAAGATCCTGAACGTGCATTTAACAATTACTATCCTAACAGCACCAACTTTGGTTCTTTAGCTTATGAAGATTTATGGCCATCTACTGGAGACTATGACTTTAACGACCTAATTATTGACTATAATTTTAATAGAATTACCAATGCAGATAATAATGTAGTTGCCTTAGAAGGTAAATTTATTGTAAGAGCCATTGGTGCTAGTTATGAAAATGGTTTTGGATTTACAATAGATGATATAAATTCTTCTTTAATTGAATCGGTTACAGGAACAGAATACACAGAAGGTTATATACAAAACAATGCAAATGGTACAGAAGCCAACCAAAGTAATGCAACTATTATTGTGTTTGATAATGCCAAACAACACGGGTTTGCGAATACAAGACAAGACCAAACATATCAAGCTGCAGATACTTTAAAGGTAAATATTAAATTAACAACACCTGTAAATCAAGACGTTTTTGGGTTAGCACCTTACAATCCATTTATCATCATTAATAAAGAAAGAGGTAAAGAAGTGCACTTAGCAAATTATGCACCAAGTGATTTAGCAGACACTTCTATTTTTGGTGTATCTGCCGATGATAGTAATCCTAATATTGGCAAATATTATAAATCAGTAGATAATTTACCTTGGGCAATTAATTTTCCAAGTAAATTTGAATATCCTATTGAAAATGCAAGTATTGATACTGCTCATTTAAATTTTATTACTTGGGTTTTAAGTGAAGGACTTGACTATGAAGATTGGTATAAAAACATCGGTAGTTATAGAAATTCTAGTAATATTTATAGTGAATAA